GCGCATGTTCTTGATGCGGTTGCCGTGCTCTTCATAGTCGCCGTGAGAGAAGTTGAGACGCATCACGTTCATGCCCGCATTGAGCAGGTTGGTCAGCATTTCTTCCGATTCGGTTTTTGGACCGATGGTACAAACAATTTTGGTCTTTTTCATGGCGGAGTTTTCTACAAGTTGTGATGGATAAAAAAACGAATTTGACCGGCGTTGTTTACGCCGATAGGGAATTTGAGCCGCGTCTGGTGGTGAAAAACATAGTTAAGGATAGGTGACGACAGTTGAAGTGGGGCGGAAAAATTCAGCCCGCGTGGGGGCGCGGGGATGCTGCGCAACGGGGTAAGATTACATCGTGTTGTTATTGCGTTTTCGCAGATCAAGGGCTGAAACCATTCAACTGATAGACGTTGCGCATTATAAAGGCTAAGCGGCGGGAAACAAAATAAAAAACCGCTGCTGCGCGGCGGATATGTCAAAACGGGGGCAAATGTGGCGCAAATGCAACGCGTTGCGGGCCGCTTGTTGCGCAAATAACCTTGCTGTAAATGCAGATTTAACGCGTTTGGGGAATTTCCAACAGCACGCCGGCGCTTAGGCAGAAGCAGCCGCTGGCGACGTTGGCCGGTAAGATCAGGCTCTCGCCTGCCTGAACCACCCGCGTGTCGCCGCCGAGGGTAAACTCGAATTCACCGGATATCACCCGGGTTTGCAGCGCGTGCGCGGGCTTTTGCAGCTGGCCGAAGGCGCCGGCCTCGAAACGCACTTCCGCCGCCGGTGAACCGTCGCTCATCACGCCTTCACGGCGGGCAAGGCCATTGTCGAGCGGTAAAAAGGCGGTTTTGGCGGTAAAGGTGGTCATGTGGCGTTCCTGGTGGCTGATGGCGGTAGCACGGCGCGATCGACATAAAAGTCAGGCGGTCGGGCAGAGACGAAACAACGGGAAGTATAACGCGATAGGGGGAGAGATGAATCAGCAATATGGTGCGTCCGAGTGGACTCGAACCACCGACCCCCACCATGTCAAGGTGGTGCTCTAACCAACTGAGCTACGGACGCACTGCACTGCTTCTGAAATTTGGTGCGTCCGAGTGGACTCGAACCACCGACCCCCACCATGTCAAGGTGGTGCTCTAACCAACTGAGCTACGGACGCACTGAACTGCTTCAGGAATTTGGTGCGTCCGAGTGGACTCGAACCACCGACCCCCACCATGTCAAGGTGGTGCTCTAACCAACTGAGCTACGGACGCATCTTTTCCTGTCTGTCATGGCTGACAGCGGGGACGAATATTAACGAGCTACCCGCGTGCTGGCAAGGGGAAAAGCGCAATTTTATTCGGTATTTCACGCGATTGCTGAGGTTGTGCGCAGTCCGGCGTTTTTTTCCGCAAACCGCAGCCCGGCCGGGGATGAAACCGGCCGGGCGCGTGCTCAGCGCGTGGATCGCTGCAGGATGACGGCGGTCGGCTGTTTCTGCAGCCAGCGCATGCGCAGCGCCATCATGATGGCGGCGAAGGTCAGGCCGATGATAAAGCCGATCCAGAAACCGCTTGGCCCCATCGCCGGCACCACTGCGTCGGTTAACGCCAGCAGATAGCCGCTCGGCAGGCCCAACACCCAATAAGCGATGAAGGTGATGAAGAAGATCGCGCGGGTGTCTTTATAACCACGCAGCACGCCGCTGCCGATCACCTGGACAGAATCCGAGATTTGGTACAGCGCCGCCAGCAGCATCAGCTGCGAGGCCATCGCCACCACCGCCGGGCTGTCGTTGTACAGCAGGGCGATCGGTTCGCGGAAGGTGGCGGTAAACAGCGCGGTGCAGACGGCCATGGTGATGCCGACGCCGATGGCGGAGTAGGCGGCGACGCGCGCGCCTTCTACCGAGCCTTCCCCCAGCCGGTAACCGACGCGGATAGTGGCGCCGACGCCCAGCGACAGCGGCAGTACGAACATCAGCGCGCTGAAGTTAAGCGCGATCTGGTGGCCGGCGACCGCGACGATCCCCAGCGGCGAAACCAGCAACGCCACCACGGCAAACAGCGTGACTTCGAAGAACAACGCCAGCGCCACCGGCATGCCGATGCCGATCAGGCGCTTCAGCGCCGCCCAGTCCGGGCCGCCGAGATCGCCCGTCTGGCGTTTGATGTCGCGCTGCGACGGTGCGCGCTTCACGTACCAGCGCATCATCAGGAACATAAA
The sequence above is drawn from the Serratia sp. FDAARGOS_506 genome and encodes:
- a CDS encoding MATE family efflux transporter — encoded protein: MQKYLIEARSLLALAIPVIIAQISQTAMGVVDTIMAGAYSATDMAAVAVGTSIWLPAILFGHGLLLALTPVIAQLNGAGRRDRIAHQVRQGFWLASGVSALLIVVLYNCKFVIDMMHNIDPQLADKAVGYLHAIMWGAPGYLFFQVMRNQCEGLSKTKPGMVIGFLGLLVNIPINYIFIYGKFGMPELGGVGCGVATGSVYWFMFLMMRWYVKRAPSQRDIKRQTGDLGGPDWAALKRLIGIGMPVALALFFEVTLFAVVALLVSPLGIVAVAGHQIALNFSALMFVLPLSLGVGATIRVGYRLGEGSVEGARVAAYSAIGVGITMAVCTALFTATFREPIALLYNDSPAVVAMASQLMLLAALYQISDSVQVIGSGVLRGYKDTRAIFFITFIAYWVLGLPSGYLLALTDAVVPAMGPSGFWIGFIIGLTFAAIMMALRMRWLQKQPTAVILQRSTR
- a CDS encoding cupin, with the translated sequence MTTFTAKTAFLPLDNGLARREGVMSDGSPAAEVRFEAGAFGQLQKPAHALQTRVISGEFEFTLGGDTRVVQAGESLILPANVASGCFCLSAGVLLEIPQTR